A region from the Neurospora crassa OR74A linkage group V, whole genome shotgun sequence genome encodes:
- the prk-9 gene encoding serine/threonine-protein kinase 3, which translates to MADEGVANHYQVLEELGRGSFGVVYKGIDKTTGETVAIKHIDLESSEDDIQEIQQEISVLSTCASSYVTQYKASFLRGHKLWIVMEFLGGGSCLDLLKPGNFSEVHIAIVCRELLLGLDYLHSEGKIHRDIKAANVLLSEAGKVKLADFGVAAQLTHMKSQRNTFVGTPFWMAPEVIQQAGYDFKADIWSLGITAIELAVGEPPYANIHPMKVLFQIPKNPPPRLEGKFSREFKDFVAHCLIKDPAQRPTARDLLRHRFIRTAGRVEALQELIERKQMWDAKQDRVKLPVFYQETLHTMSPKDDDDEWVFDTIKSVALPKNLLNVSTTPTKSRDPSRVRETEEGMRRMEVRDGPLQPSTPQTVRKATVRRQPSAAAAHQQRRLSTSTGSPRPPVAAAKRPLQTDMSFGNSGSTMRLFRRVPCEHEGPKIHQEQPQEVVNDENRPPSAMQAPIEPTSKEALLGRRLYHKAIEPALDELHAQTGPSTKREALANLSDAFAHLDSVDPEGAYHLLRHLLCSISQDNRLSAALLNASKISPGQHLHRKSVDGTPQSKNRDLSQRPSTSAGVTQNHNIPQTPSRSPQKPMLSASPTKLITSQLNTPLASPRPRRESVVAAPMSTPKPTAERTSSNSSSSSSSSSRPSSVMATAPGTPIKQIQQPQLIQSTPSPQKKEPQLLQQHSAPLLQKKENPPSLQQQLSHPVLQQEKQRRETSSQQLAQQLQQQQQAQLQQAAHRRKESSNSSSHQLPPPQHHQRRESSQSSHASSRSPEKQERVRESSSRELRERAVLEAKYPGQPAVAGMEHCKALSDLLYARWTDGLQHRWGPVAGS; encoded by the exons ATGGCCGACGAAGGAGTCGCCAACCACTACCAAGTGCTGGAAGAACTTGGCC GAGGCAGTTTTGGCGTCGTTTACAAGGGAATTGACAAGACCACGGGCGAAACAGTGGCCATCAAGCAT ATTGACCTCGAATCCAGCGAGGATGATATCCAGGAAATTCAACAAGAGATCTCGGTGCTCAGCACATGCGCCAGCTCTTACGTCACCCAATACAAGGCGAGCTTCTTGCGCGGCCACAAGCTATGGATCGTGATGGAATTTCTCGGGGGAGGTTCCTGTTTGGACCTC CTCAAACCGGGAAACTTTAGCGAAGTACACATCGCCATCGTCTGCCGCgaactcctcctcggcctcgatTACCTACACTCCGAAGGAAAAATCCATCGCGACATCAAAGCCGCCAATGTCCTGCTCTCGGAAGCCGGAAAGGTCAAGCTCGCTGATTTTGGCGTTGCAGCGCAGTTGACACATATGAAGTCTCAACGCAATACCTTTGTCGGCACCCCGTTCTGGATGGCCCCCGAGGTCATCCAGCAGGCTGGCTACGACTTCAAGGCCGACATCTGGTCGCTCGGTATCACTGCCATCGAACTGGCTGTCGGCGAGCCTCCATATGCGAATATCCACCCGATGAAGGTCCTTTTTCAGATTCCCAaaaacccaccaccacgactGGAGGGCAAGTTCAGCAGAGAGTTCAAGGACTTTGTCGCTCATTGTCTGATCAAAGACCCTGCCCAGCGCCCGACAGCTAGAGACCTACTCAGGCATCGATTTATCCGCACAGCTGGAAGGGTCGAGGCGCTGCAGGAACTGATCGAGCGCAAGCAGATGTGGGACGCCAAGCAGGACCGCGTCAAGCTTCCCGTCTTTTACCAGGAAACCCTTCACACCATGAGCCCCaaggacgatgatgacgagtgGGTGTTTGATACGATCAAGTCGGTTGCGCTACCCAAGAACCTTTTGAACGTCAGCACTACTCCCACAAAATCCAGGGATCCATCAAGGGTTCGGGAGACTGAAGAAGGCATGCGAAGAATGGAAGTCAGAGATGGTCCCCTGCAGCCCTCTACCCCTCAGACGGTAAGGAAAGCAACAGTACGGCGACAGCCATCGGCCGCGGCCGCCCACCAGCAACGGCGACTTTCCACCTCGACTGGCTCACCACGCCCACCTGTCGCAGCAGCAAAGAGGCCCCTTCAGACGGATATGTCCTTCGGCAACTCGGGTTCGACGATGCGACTCTTTCGTCGTGTACCTTGTGAGCACGAGGGTCCAAAAATTCACCAGGAACAGCCCCAAGAGGTGGTCAATGACGAGAACCGACCTCCCTCCGCGATGCAGGCGCCTATCGAGCCCACTAGCAAGGAAGCACTGCTCGGTCGTCGCCTTTATCACAAGGCCATTGAGCCTGCTCTCGACGAGCTTCATGCGCAAACCGGTCCATCAACCAAGCGTGAGGCCCTGGCTAATCTGTCCGATGCCTTTGCCCACCTCGACTCGGTGGACCCTGAAGGAGCCTATCACCTTCTCAGACACCTCCTTTGCTCAATATCACAGGATAACCGGCTCAGTGCAGCACTACTGAACGCCAGCAAGATCTCGCCCGGTCAGCACCTTCATAGAAAATCTGTAGACGGCACACCGCAGAGCAAGAATCGCGACCTCAGCCAACGGCCATCGACATCAGCCGGTGTCACTCAAAACCACAATATCCCACAGACTCCATCGCGCTCCCCACAGAAGCCGATGCTTTCTGCTAGTCCGACAAAACTGATAACCAGCCAGCTGAACACGCCCTTGGCCAGCCCTAGACCAAGGCGGGAGAGTGTCGTAGCAGCGCCCATGTCCACACCGAAGCCCACCGCAGAAAGGACGAGTAGCaatagcagcagcagcagcagcagcagcagcaggccgtCTTCCGTAATGGCAACAGCCCCAGGAACCCCTATTAAGCAAATACAGCAGCCTCAACTAATACAATCAACCCCCTCACCTCAAAAGAAGGAGCCCCAGCTCTTGCAGCAACATTCCGCCCCGTTACTtcaaaaaaaggaaaacccGCCGtcccttcaacaacaactctcGCACCCGGTCCTCCAGCAAGAGAAGCAGCGAAGAGAAACCAGCTCGCAACAGCTTGCCCAGCAGctacaacagcaacagcaggcCCAGTTACAGCAAGCCGCCCACAGACGAAAGGAGTCTTCCAACTCGTCCTCTCATCAACTTCCACCACCCCAGCACCATCAACGAAGAGAGTCATCGCAGTCGTCCCATGCCAGCAGCCGATCCCCCGAGAAGCAGGAGCGCGTAAGggagagcagcagcagagagCTGCGCGAGCGGGCGGTGCTCGAGGCAAAGTACCCGGGCCAGCCGGCGGTGGCGGGCATGGAGCACTGCAAGGCACTGTCGGATTTGCTGTATGCGAGGTGGACGGATGGATTGCAGCATCGGTGGGGACCCGTTGCGGGATCTTAG
- the prk-9 gene encoding serine/threonine-protein kinase 3, variant, with the protein MKSQRNTFVGTPFWMAPEVIQQAGYDFKADIWSLGITAIELAVGEPPYANIHPMKVLFQIPKNPPPRLEGKFSREFKDFVAHCLIKDPAQRPTARDLLRHRFIRTAGRVEALQELIERKQMWDAKQDRVKLPVFYQETLHTMSPKDDDDEWVFDTIKSVALPKNLLNVSTTPTKSRDPSRVRETEEGMRRMEVRDGPLQPSTPQTVRKATVRRQPSAAAAHQQRRLSTSTGSPRPPVAAAKRPLQTDMSFGNSGSTMRLFRRVPCEHEGPKIHQEQPQEVVNDENRPPSAMQAPIEPTSKEALLGRRLYHKAIEPALDELHAQTGPSTKREALANLSDAFAHLDSVDPEGAYHLLRHLLCSISQDNRLSAALLNASKISPGQHLHRKSVDGTPQSKNRDLSQRPSTSAGVTQNHNIPQTPSRSPQKPMLSASPTKLITSQLNTPLASPRPRRESVVAAPMSTPKPTAERTSSNSSSSSSSSSRPSSVMATAPGTPIKQIQQPQLIQSTPSPQKKEPQLLQQHSAPLLQKKENPPSLQQQLSHPVLQQEKQRRETSSQQLAQQLQQQQQAQLQQAAHRRKESSNSSSHQLPPPQHHQRRESSQSSHASSRSPEKQERVRESSSRELRERAVLEAKYPGQPAVAGMEHCKALSDLLYARWTDGLQHRWGPVAGS; encoded by the coding sequence ATGAAGTCTCAACGCAATACCTTTGTCGGCACCCCGTTCTGGATGGCCCCCGAGGTCATCCAGCAGGCTGGCTACGACTTCAAGGCCGACATCTGGTCGCTCGGTATCACTGCCATCGAACTGGCTGTCGGCGAGCCTCCATATGCGAATATCCACCCGATGAAGGTCCTTTTTCAGATTCCCAaaaacccaccaccacgactGGAGGGCAAGTTCAGCAGAGAGTTCAAGGACTTTGTCGCTCATTGTCTGATCAAAGACCCTGCCCAGCGCCCGACAGCTAGAGACCTACTCAGGCATCGATTTATCCGCACAGCTGGAAGGGTCGAGGCGCTGCAGGAACTGATCGAGCGCAAGCAGATGTGGGACGCCAAGCAGGACCGCGTCAAGCTTCCCGTCTTTTACCAGGAAACCCTTCACACCATGAGCCCCaaggacgatgatgacgagtgGGTGTTTGATACGATCAAGTCGGTTGCGCTACCCAAGAACCTTTTGAACGTCAGCACTACTCCCACAAAATCCAGGGATCCATCAAGGGTTCGGGAGACTGAAGAAGGCATGCGAAGAATGGAAGTCAGAGATGGTCCCCTGCAGCCCTCTACCCCTCAGACGGTAAGGAAAGCAACAGTACGGCGACAGCCATCGGCCGCGGCCGCCCACCAGCAACGGCGACTTTCCACCTCGACTGGCTCACCACGCCCACCTGTCGCAGCAGCAAAGAGGCCCCTTCAGACGGATATGTCCTTCGGCAACTCGGGTTCGACGATGCGACTCTTTCGTCGTGTACCTTGTGAGCACGAGGGTCCAAAAATTCACCAGGAACAGCCCCAAGAGGTGGTCAATGACGAGAACCGACCTCCCTCCGCGATGCAGGCGCCTATCGAGCCCACTAGCAAGGAAGCACTGCTCGGTCGTCGCCTTTATCACAAGGCCATTGAGCCTGCTCTCGACGAGCTTCATGCGCAAACCGGTCCATCAACCAAGCGTGAGGCCCTGGCTAATCTGTCCGATGCCTTTGCCCACCTCGACTCGGTGGACCCTGAAGGAGCCTATCACCTTCTCAGACACCTCCTTTGCTCAATATCACAGGATAACCGGCTCAGTGCAGCACTACTGAACGCCAGCAAGATCTCGCCCGGTCAGCACCTTCATAGAAAATCTGTAGACGGCACACCGCAGAGCAAGAATCGCGACCTCAGCCAACGGCCATCGACATCAGCCGGTGTCACTCAAAACCACAATATCCCACAGACTCCATCGCGCTCCCCACAGAAGCCGATGCTTTCTGCTAGTCCGACAAAACTGATAACCAGCCAGCTGAACACGCCCTTGGCCAGCCCTAGACCAAGGCGGGAGAGTGTCGTAGCAGCGCCCATGTCCACACCGAAGCCCACCGCAGAAAGGACGAGTAGCaatagcagcagcagcagcagcagcagcagcaggccgtCTTCCGTAATGGCAACAGCCCCAGGAACCCCTATTAAGCAAATACAGCAGCCTCAACTAATACAATCAACCCCCTCACCTCAAAAGAAGGAGCCCCAGCTCTTGCAGCAACATTCCGCCCCGTTACTtcaaaaaaaggaaaacccGCCGtcccttcaacaacaactctcGCACCCGGTCCTCCAGCAAGAGAAGCAGCGAAGAGAAACCAGCTCGCAACAGCTTGCCCAGCAGctacaacagcaacagcaggcCCAGTTACAGCAAGCCGCCCACAGACGAAAGGAGTCTTCCAACTCGTCCTCTCATCAACTTCCACCACCCCAGCACCATCAACGAAGAGAGTCATCGCAGTCGTCCCATGCCAGCAGCCGATCCCCCGAGAAGCAGGAGCGCGTAAGggagagcagcagcagagagCTGCGCGAGCGGGCGGTGCTCGAGGCAAAGTACCCGGGCCAGCCGGCGGTGGCGGGCATGGAGCACTGCAAGGCACTGTCGGATTTGCTGTATGCGAGGTGGACGGATGGATTGCAGCATCGGTGGGGACCCGTTGCGGGATCTTAG
- a CDS encoding ABC transporter has translation MASQPAPPTVETFNLTYSFPDRSNGVSDITLSLPPRSRTLLIGANGAGKTTLLRLLAGKRLAPANTIKVSGVDPFKEGLEGVTYLGLEWVLNAIVRTDIGVVELLRSVGGDAYPERRDELVSVLDIDTNWRMHAVSDGERRRVQLAMGLIRPWTVLLLDEITVDLDVWSRAQFLGWLRRETETRECTVVYATHILDNLASWPTHLVHMHLGTVKGWGKAEEMLKEVEDGKNVIEGVTGNSRLGELVLRWLRDDLKERGPRSQHRRGPEGLSYNSPGLGGYGLEAKTNQQATDGPSCN, from the coding sequence atggCCTCCCAACCAGCCCCCCCAACAGTGGAAACCTTCAACCTCACCTACAGCTTTCCCGACCGCTCCAACGGCGTCTCGGACATTACCCTCTCCCTCCCGCCTCGCTCACGCACGCTCCTGATTGGCGCCAACGGTGCCGGCAAAACCACCTTGCTTCGCCTGTTGGCCGGCAAGCGTCTCGCGCccgccaacaccatcaaAGTGTCGGGCGTTGACCCGTTCAAGGAAGGTCTGGAGGGCGTCACCTACTTGGGGTTGGAATGGGTCCTCAACGCGATTGTGCGCACGGACATTGGTGTCGTTGAGCTGCTGCGGTCAGTGGGCGGCGATGCTTATCCCGAGAGAAGGGATGAATTGGTGTCGGTGCTGGATATCGACACCAACTGGCGAATGCACGCCGTGTCGGACGGAGAACGCCGCAGGGTGCAGCTGGCAATGGGCTTGATCCGGCCCTGGacggtgctgttgctggacGAAATCACCGTCGACTTGGATGTCTGGTCCCGGGCGCAGTTTCTAGGGTGGCTGAGACGGGAGACGGAGACGAGAGAGTGCACGGTTGTGTACGCGACGCACATCCTGGACAACTTGGCCAGTTGGCCGACGCACCTGGTGCACATGCACTTGGGCACTGTGAAGGGGTGggggaaggcggaggagatgTTGAAGGAGGTCGAGGATGGGAAGAATGTGATTGAAGGCGTGACGGGAAATAGTAGGCTGGGAGAGCTGGTGTTGAGGTGGTTGAGGGATGATTTGAAGGAGAGAGGGCCGAGAAGCCAGCACAGGAGGGGACCGGAGGGGTTGAGTTATAACAGCCCGGGCTTGGGCGGTTATGGGTTGGAGGCGAAGACGAATCAACAGGCTACGGATGGGCCTAGCTGCAACTGA
- a CDS encoding monothiol glutaredoxin-5, with translation MLTRSLFSRQLFAAASRPAIAPKAVSSAFRPVLFYQNRFLSDATRQAIDKAVASAPVVLFMKGTPETPQCGFSRASIQVLGLQGVDPNKFAAFNVLEDAELRQGIKEYSDWPTIPQLYIDKEFVGGCDIIVSMHQNGELAKLLEEKDVLVKGEEGAAEEQTEKKE, from the exons ATGCTCACCCGGTCGCTTTTCTCGAGG caactcttcgccgccgcctcccggCCGGCCATTGCACCCAAGGCcgtctcctccgccttccgCCCCGTCCTCTTCTACCAGAACCGCTTCCTGTCCGATGCGACCCGCCAGGCCATCGACAAGGCCGTCGCCTCCGCGCCCGTCGTCCTCTTCATGAAGGGCACCCCCGAAACCCCCCAGTGCGGCTTCTCGCGCGCCAGCATCCAGGTTCTGGGTCTGCAGGGCGTTGATCCCAACAAGTTTGCTGCTTTTAACGTTTTGGAGGATGCCGAGTTGAGGCAGG GCATCAAGGAGTACAGCGACTGGCCCACCATTCCTCAGCTTTACATCGACAAGGAGTTCGTCGGCGGTTGCGATATCATTGTCTCGATGCACCAGAACGGCGAGCTTGCCAAGCTTCTCGAAGAGAAGGATGTTTTGGtcaagggcgaggagggtgctgctgaggagcagaccgagaagaaggagtaa